One window of the Helicoverpa zea isolate HzStark_Cry1AcR chromosome 7, ilHelZeax1.1, whole genome shotgun sequence genome contains the following:
- the LOC124631948 gene encoding uncharacterized protein LOC124631948, translating into MCRFSVFLCLVAIPVISNLVGADAGVDEYTVDSFDFLDMPNDCYGKNYCFTKGDSYPQKDIDTLLENIPQALERLLKDRQSSYIQEDDDVNCPANTIFKDKPIYYVRDSSGEVRAVVQSDTKFLQSYSTKECLYEGRITNKSPHLNNTSFVEGPVLNKFNITCETKFLDFDFFVLNTEYPEPRMEVVTTAIPIACRCQMNKLNTKFYKR; encoded by the exons atgtgTCGCTTCAGCGTATTTCTGTGTTTG gTCGCCATCCCAGTAATCTCCAATCTTGTTGGAGCTGACGCTGGAGTAGACGAATACACTGTGGATTCGTTTGATTTCT TGGATATGCCCAATGACTGCTACGGAAAAAACTACTGTTTTACAAAGGGTGATTCCTACCCCCAGAAGGACATTGACACTTTGTTAGAAAATATTCCCCAg GCGTTGGAGAGACTGCTAAAAGATCGCCAATCTTCCTACATCCAAGAAGATGACGATGTCAACTGCCCAGCAAATACCATCTTTAAG GACAAGCCTATTTACTATGTCAGAGATAGTAGTGGTGAAGTTAGAGCAGTTGTGCAGTCTGATACAAAATTTTTGCAGAGTTACAGTACTAAGGAATGCTT ATATGAGGGCAGAATCACTAACAAATCGCCACACCTGAATAACACTTCTTTTGTGGAGGGACCGGTTCTTAATAAGTTCAATATCACATGTGAGACCAAGTTTCTTGATTTCGATTTCTTCGTTTTAAACACCGAATACCCTGAGCCTAGAATGGAAGTTGTAACAACCGCTATACCCATTGCGTGCAGATGCCAAATGAATAagttaaatacaaaattttataagcGTTAA